The Triticum aestivum cultivar Chinese Spring unplaced genomic scaffold, IWGSC CS RefSeq v2.1 scaffold125886, whole genome shotgun sequence genome includes the window GTACAGGGAATTACCTACAAGGGTGCTAGTTCTGTGACCAAATAGAGTGCCATCTGAAGCCTCTGTCGAGATGGAATTGCCCCATGTGTCAGTCTCGGAGGAGTAAACTCGGGCGACGAGTTGTCGATAATACTGCATGTAGTGAATGTACACGAAGACCAGCTTGAAGGGGCTTGAATGGCACGCGCCGTGTACATGGTTCTGGTCTCTGGCAGCGCAGACCACTGCCGCCTTGAGGTAGGCTCTGTTGAACTCGGGCGGAATGGACACGCGGTGCTGCTTGTGGTTGATAGGATCACACACAACGAGCTCTTCCAGAACCCGGTCTTTGACGAGGACGCGGCCGTGGCGGCAATCGAGCACCTTGTGTTCACTGTAGCGTCCAAGGGAGAAGCGCCCAGGGGGGGATGCGGTCCGGAGGTGCGAGGACGGGCGTGAACATGACCTGTTGCCCGCCGCGCTGGAAGAAGCCGAGGAGGGGCGGCTTGCGGTGGTGCGCATAGAACCGGCGGAGGAACTTGGGGTCGGCGAGGATGCCTCTCCACTGCTTGCTGACGGCGGAGGCGCGGGGGAGCGAGTATAGGTCcagggggaggcggaggaggatctcccGGAGCATATCTTCGCTGTCCGGCAgggaggcaggcggctccggcgaggtgccGTTGCCCTCCTCGCTGGCCTGGATCTGGGGACGGAGACGCTTGCCGCGGCGGGTTACTCGGTCGGCCCCCACTCCCGCCTGGATCTGGGTGCTCCTGCGCTTATTGCTGCGGCGGTGGCTGGCCGCCCCGGCGCCCTCCGCATTGGCGTCGATTTGGGGACGGAGGCGCGCGCTGCGGGGGCGGGCGTGTACCTCACTCGCGTGGATCTGGGAACGGAGGCGCGCGCTGCGGCGGCGGGCGGGCATTCCGGCGGCGACCTCGCCGGGGTGGAGGTGGCTCATGCCGGCGGCGCGAGAGGAAGACCTAGCTCGCTGGCTGGCTAGAGGAAGAAGCAACGCACCAGATGAGTGGACGGACTGGCGTTGGTTTCTTCCTGTGTGCAGCTATGCTTTTGAGTGGGCTTTTTCCTTCACTCCCCCGGCCCGCAGCAGTGGACTGGGTTGGGCCACCAAGTGCATGTAAGTGGCCCGGTTCGTTCCCCATGCAATGCAAGTGAGTCTCAGGGGAAAAAAAGGGTGTGTGAACAATGAGACATACATACAATTGGATTTTCAGTAAGCATTGTTAGCCTTCAGAGAGACTAATTATTTATATAGCAGCAGTGATACTGGAACGAGTACCCTGCTGCTGATGTGAAACCCTATCTATGTGCATGCATCTTTACATATTTGTCTCGGTATAAATAAAGGTAAACGTTTGTGGCCGGCGGACCGGCTAACGTTTCGGCCGGTCGCTGGCTGCTAGTTCGATTCAGCCCGGGACAGGCTAATCGTTCGGTTCCGCACCACTTGGCTGTGGGGCCCAATACCGCTTAATCAACCTTATCCCCATCCCTTCCCTCGTCTTCAACCTTCATCTCTCTCTCCCAACCTGCATCTCCACGTTCATCTCTCTCCCCCCTTGCTTTTGCCTTCACTCCGTCAAGCAAGCCCCCGCGCCTGAATCAGATTAGCTGCCCATGTAATCTAATTTTCTCCTCacctctccttcctcccctgcCTCGCGACATCAAGAAGCTGCAGGGGACGTCGGCGACGGGACCGCGTGCTCCTGCTGCTGCGGTGGTTGTGCAGCCGTGGAGACGCCCACGACAGGGTTGCTGCTTCTGCGACGACGCCACGACGGGCTACTGCTTTTTGCTACAACGGTCGCGGTGCTGCTACGGCCGACACCCGTGCGCATACACGGCACCGCTCGATGCTACAACGACCCAcatgttttgctggaaccagccaTGCGATTTGCTGGAACCAAGAGTTGCCGGTGCTGGAAGCAATTCACAACGCGGCTAATGCTGGAACAAACACTGCGGTTTTTGCTGGAACCACCTCCACAAATTGCTGGAACCAGCAAGAATTTTTGCTACCACATGCCGACACCGGAGCTTGTACCAGCACATACGTTCTGCTACAACCGGTGAAGGTCCGAGTTAGAATCAGCAGAATTTTTTGCTACAACCGCTGAAGCCCCGAGCTGGGACCAGCACCAATTTTTGCTACATAGGCTCTAGAGTTTCTACGGCGGCGACGGTAAGCCTTGTTTTTTGTTTCAACCGACCACCATAAAAGCTTTGAGCCATAAGATTTTTTGCTACGATGGGAAGCTGCATCTTGCTATTATGTTTCCTCCATGGTGatggcaacggcgacggcgactaTTTTTGCTTGCAAGGTGCTGGAACCGGAACGCCGGTGCTGTAACCATTATAGGTGAAAGCTACAACCGGCCATGGGAAGCTGCAACCTCGTGCGCAGGCTGCAGCCGGCGGTGGGGCCTGGCGAGCTGtgtcggcgtgcggcggcggcggcgagccgaCGAGCGGCACGACGGAAGCTGCAAGTGGGGAGGCTGCGCGTGGCGTCGAGCAAGCAGGGGTAGGATGGAACTGCCGCAGGGAAGAACAAGAATCCTGTACGCGGGGTGTAGCGACTTAATCGGGACTTAATCGGGCGGTTGCGAAAGTACGTATCGTGCGGGTGCGCgttgaccggcccaaatttgggccggcgcgCTGGCGCCTAGCACTGGCCATAAATAAACCCATCCAGGTTAGTCAAATCTCAATTGTACTAGTGGATCATGTACATAAACCAATTTTCTCGCCATATGTTAATTCTAGGGAAGTTTCTTCGTGTCGCTTAATTACATCCTTCACTTCTCCACCCCGCTCTGGATCTCGGGGGAGCAACTAACTTAGGAGCGCTCGTTCCCAACCTTCCCAAGAATCACTTGGGCTGGCATGCTCTCAGTTACTGTCACGTGTCGCACTCTAGACGCTTTCTTCGGATTTTTTTCACACGTTTTTGTCTTTTTAGATGGGTTTTTCTCGTTTTTCTCGGCTTTTCACTGGTCTGCCTTAACTGTCGAAccaaaaaaaaatcaaatctttttaCACGAAAAACGcatttttcttatttttcattcactagaggcatggtcgtgcctctcgaaaacagaaaagaatgcttttttttctttttccttccgtAGAGGCACGGTTTTTGCTtctgtgcctctcggaaatgaaaaaattTGCATTTTCCCTCCTGTGAgaagcacggttttgctttcacgacaggcacggccgtgcctctcgaaaatgggaaaaacgtgttttttcatttttttttctctttcgcgagaggcatgttTTTGCttccgtgcctctcggaaatgaaaaaaaaatgtgtttttcccTTTCATGAgaagcacggttttgcttccacgagaggcatgattttgcttccgcgagaggcacggtcgtgtctctcaaaaaagaaaaaaaaacatgttttttcgtaagaggcacgattttgcttccatgagagataaggtcgtgcctcttggaaacgactTTCGGAAAGAAAGAAAATGTTTTCCCGATCTGTTTCTTTTCATATttttttgtcaaaacctatcaatatgGGATATAGTTTTGAAGGTCTCGACGCGAGggatccaacggtgaaaacggttcaagatttggatgcacgatttaagagataaatAGTTTTGAACAAACGAatgtacgaaaaaagggaaaattcccaggttgcgacaagtggcgcacgcGTAGCGCCTACTTGTCGCATCTTGGGGAGGTGGAGGTGACCTTTGAAAGGattactcctcaattagtgatttcgggaTCTCGGTCGATCCTAGCTTCCCTCGAAATGAAAACATTTGATGTGATCTTCTCCCTGAGGAACGTTCCCCCAGATATTAAGGTCTATTATTTTACCTTTCCGTTCGTATATCTTTTGATAATTGCCTAATTTTTTAATTGAAGATTTACTTTTTGAATCGTTATTTTTGTGAACAGAGTTTTGAAAAACGGATATCAGACACAATTGCCGACAGCATGCAGTCTTCTCTGGCAAGCGGCGGTGCCCAACAATCCAATTTCCGTGAACTATTTTTTTTTGAGTAAATTTTGGAATAATTTTATTTCTGTGAACTATTTTTTAGTAAATTTTGAATAATTGGTGTGAACTAAATTTGGAATTGTTTTATTTTTGTGAACTATTTTTTTTCTGAGTAGCCGACACCGCGGCCCAACAATCCCAGTGCGATCAAATTTCTGACCAATTcggcgaaatcactagttaaggagtactcgttgcgaaGATCATTCCAATTCCTCcggtcgcgacaagtggcgcactgcatgtgcgccacttatcgcaacccgagagttttccctttttcgtaggtccgtttattcaaaacgttttatctcttaaaccgtgcgtccaaatctccaACCGCTTTtgccgttggattcctcgcatcgagatcttcaaaactagataccatgttgataggttttgacaaactttttttcacgaaaaaatggATAAAAAAACCGGCTGAAAAAACCGAACTGGGAGCACaagtttttccctttccgaaagaggcacatctgtgcctctgacgaaatcacaaccgtgactctcacggaagcaaaaccatgcctctcgcaaaaaaaaactgaaaatgcattttttttcgtttccgaggaggcacggccatgactctcgcgaaagcacaaccgtgtctctcgcggaagcaaaatcgtgcctctcacgaaaggaaaaaaaaaagaaaatgtgtttttttttcatttccaagaggcacggccgtgactcgcgaaagcacaaccgtgcctctcgcgaaagaaaaaaaacaacagaaaacgcgttttttccgttttcaagaggcacggccgtgcctctcgcgaaagcacaagcgtgcctctcgcggaaacaaaaccgtgactcccgcaaaaggaaaaaaaggaaaacacaTTTTTTTGCACAATTTTTTTTCGA containing:
- the LOC123175218 gene encoding uncharacterized protein; the protein is MSHLHPGEVAAGMPARRRSARLRSQIHASEVHARPRSARLRPQIDANAEGAGAASHRRSNKRRSTQIQAGVGADRVTRRGKRLRPQIQASEEGNGTSPEPPASLPDSEDMLREILLRLPLDLYSLPRASAVSKQWRGILADPKFLRRFYAHHRKPPLLGFFQRGGQQVMFTPVLAPPDRIPPWALLPWTLQ